A stretch of DNA from Gammaproteobacteria bacterium:
ATTCGGCGGCGGTGATCTCGTCTCCGTTCTGGCTCCCGATCAGCACGACTTCATCTCCGACCTTTACCGGCGTGTCGCCAACGTCGACAAGGATCTGATCCATCGTGACGTTGCCGGCGAGTCGATGCCGCCGGCCCCCGATCAGCACTTCGCCATCGGCGGCAAGTGATCTCGGCAAGCCGTCGGCGTAGCCGATGGGAATGGTGACCACCGTCGCTTCCTTGGAGAGCGCCCGCCGACGCCCGTAGGAGGGACGAACCCCGGCCGGATACCGTCGAACCATCGCCACCTCGGACACGATCCGCATCGCCGGACGCAGCGGAACGTCGGTGATGAGGTCCGGCGCAGGGTTGATCCCGTAGATGCCGATGCCGATACGCACCATGTCCAAGCGTGCCTGGGGAAAGCGAATGGCACCCGCCGTGTTTGCCGCATGCCGGATAGGAACGTCGATCCCGAGCGCGTCGAGATCTGCCAAGACGCCCGCGAACCGTTCCAGCTGCTCTTCGGTGAAGGGATCGTCCTCGTCGGCGACGGCCAAGTGGGTCCAAACGCCGTCGAGCCGCAGGTGCGGGTCGGCCACGACCCTTCTGATGAGGTCCGCCGCGTCGTCGATCGCTGCACCGACGCGATGCATGCCGGTATCGACCTTGATGTGCACCGGAATCGTCCTCGGAGCCACTTCCGAGAGCGCTGCAGCGAACTCCTCCCGATACACGGTCGGCGTGAGGCCCCAGCGGATGACCTCGGCGGCACCCTGTACCGGAGGTTCCGACAGCAGCAACACCGGGGCTTCTATTCCCGCCTCCCGCAGGCAGATTCCCTCCTCGACCAGCGCAACGGCGAGCATGCCTGCTCCGGCGCCGATGGCAGCTTCGGCAACGGGTACGTCACCATGTCCGTATCCGTCTGCCTTCACGACCGCGCATACGTTCGCCGGAGCGACGAGTTCGCGCAATACCCGCACGTTCTCGGCGACGGCGCCGAGGTCGATCTCGGCCCACGATGGTCTCACCATGCGATCTTCCCGACTTCTGTTGCCAGGAGATCTGCGGTCACCGTCTCTCTCGCGGCGAGGCAGGCTCCCGCGCGACCGTGCCAGTACGCCGCGGAGCGCGCC
This window harbors:
- the alr gene encoding alanine racemase encodes the protein MVRPSWAEIDLGAVAENVRVLRELVAPANVCAVVKADGYGHGDVPVAEAAIGAGAGMLAVALVEEGICLREAGIEAPVLLLSEPPVQGAAEVIRWGLTPTVYREEFAAALSEVAPRTIPVHIKVDTGMHRVGAAIDDAADLIRRVVADPHLRLDGVWTHLAVADEDDPFTEEQLERFAGVLADLDALGIDVPIRHAANTAGAIRFPQARLDMVRIGIGIYGINPAPDLITDVPLRPAMRIVSEVAMVRRYPAGVRPSYGRRRALSKEATVVTIPIGYADGLPRSLAADGEVLIGGRRHRLAGNVTMDQILVDVGDTPVKVGDEVVLIGSQNGDEITAAEWAEHLGTIAYEIVCQIGPRLPRRYL